The proteins below come from a single Rhodanobacter sp. LX-99 genomic window:
- a CDS encoding DEAD/DEAH box helicase, with product MPSPVSDHAPVPSGFGALALHPDVLRVLADVGYESPSPIQAATIPPLLEGRDVLGQAQTGTGKTAAFALPILSRISPRAGKPQALVLAPTRELAIQVAEAFQRYAAHIPGFQVLPIYGGQSYGPQLHSLKRGVHVVVGTPGRVIDHLDKGTLDLSELKYLVLDEADEMLRMGFIDDVEKVLQATPPERQVALFSATMPTVIRKIAQRHLKDPVEVIIKSSATTTPNIHQRYWFVSGMHKLDAMTRILEAEPFDAMIIFARTKQATDELAGKLQARGLAAAAINGDIAQPQRERVIQQLKDGKLDILVATDVAARGLDVDRISHVLNYDIPYDTESYVHRIGRTGRAGRSGEAILFVSPRERGMLNAIERATRQPIEQMQLPSVEVVNDVRIGKFKQRISDMLAQGDLGQFQQLIEQYEQEHNVPAVEIAAALARIAQGDQPLLLAPPPKREKYEPAAREHKPREREGTPAHTPREHKPHARESAPPREFGHRPVRAHATEEGKRTYRIEVGHEHGVKPGNIIGAIANEAGLDSQFIGRLSIRDHYSLIDLPDGMPKEVFEHLKKVWVVQQQLRIHEWDGSDTGTSAPPAHKPGGFKKPGSFKPRPGGAKPPRRK from the coding sequence ATGCCATCCCCCGTCTCCGACCACGCCCCGGTTCCGTCCGGCTTTGGCGCGCTGGCGCTGCATCCCGACGTTCTGCGCGTGCTGGCCGACGTCGGCTATGAATCGCCCTCACCGATCCAGGCCGCCACCATTCCGCCGCTGCTGGAAGGCCGCGACGTGCTGGGCCAGGCGCAGACCGGCACCGGCAAGACCGCCGCGTTCGCGCTGCCGATCCTGTCGCGGATCAGCCCGCGTGCCGGCAAGCCGCAGGCGCTGGTGCTGGCGCCCACGCGCGAACTGGCGATCCAGGTGGCCGAGGCGTTCCAGCGCTACGCCGCGCACATCCCCGGTTTCCAGGTGCTGCCGATCTACGGCGGCCAGAGCTACGGCCCGCAACTGCACTCGCTCAAGCGCGGCGTGCACGTCGTGGTCGGCACGCCCGGCCGCGTGATCGACCACCTGGACAAGGGCACGCTGGATCTGTCCGAGCTGAAGTACCTGGTGCTCGACGAAGCGGACGAGATGCTGCGCATGGGCTTCATCGACGACGTCGAGAAGGTGCTGCAGGCTACCCCGCCCGAGCGCCAGGTGGCGCTGTTCTCGGCGACCATGCCCACGGTGATCCGCAAGATCGCGCAGCGGCACCTGAAGGATCCGGTCGAGGTCATCATCAAGTCCTCCGCCACCACCACGCCGAACATCCACCAGCGCTACTGGTTCGTCAGCGGCATGCACAAGCTCGATGCGATGACGCGCATCCTGGAAGCCGAGCCGTTCGACGCGATGATCATCTTCGCGCGCACCAAGCAGGCCACCGACGAACTGGCCGGCAAGCTGCAGGCGCGCGGCCTGGCCGCCGCCGCGATCAACGGCGACATCGCCCAGCCGCAGCGCGAGCGGGTGATCCAGCAGCTGAAGGACGGCAAGCTCGACATCCTCGTGGCCACTGACGTGGCCGCCCGCGGCCTCGACGTGGACCGGATCAGCCACGTGCTGAACTACGACATCCCGTACGACACCGAAAGCTACGTGCACCGCATCGGCCGCACCGGGCGCGCGGGGCGCAGCGGCGAGGCGATCCTGTTCGTCAGCCCGCGCGAGCGCGGCATGCTTAACGCGATCGAGCGTGCCACCCGGCAGCCGATCGAGCAGATGCAGCTGCCGTCGGTTGAAGTGGTCAACGACGTGCGCATCGGCAAGTTCAAGCAGCGCATCAGCGACATGCTGGCACAGGGCGACCTCGGCCAGTTCCAGCAGCTGATCGAGCAGTACGAGCAGGAACACAACGTGCCGGCGGTCGAGATCGCCGCCGCACTGGCGCGCATCGCCCAGGGCGACCAGCCGCTGCTGCTGGCGCCGCCGCCGAAGCGCGAGAAGTACGAGCCGGCCGCGCGCGAACACAAACCGCGCGAGCGCGAAGGCACGCCTGCCCACACCCCGCGCGAGCACAAGCCGCACGCACGCGAGAGCGCGCCGCCGCGCGAGTTCGGCCACCGTCCGGTGCGCGCGCACGCCACCGAGGAAGGCAAGCGTACCTACCGCATCGAGGTCGGCCACGAGCACGGCGTCAAGCCGGGCAACATCATCGGCGCGATCGCGAACGAGGCTGGCCTGGACAGCCAGTTCATCGGCCGCCTCAGCATCCGCGACCACTACAGCCTGATCGACTTGCCCGACGGCATGCCGAAGGAAGTGTTCGAGCACCTGAAGAAGGTGTGGGTGGTGCAGCAGCAGTTGCGCATCCACGAGTGGGACGGCAGCGACACCGGCACCAGCGCACCGCCGGCGCACAAGCCGGGCGGTTTCAAGAAACCCGGCAGCTTCAAGCCGCGACCCGGCGGAGCCAAGCCGCCGCGGCGCAAGTAA
- a CDS encoding GNAT family N-acetyltransferase, with product MLQTARTRIRLPELSDAAKLLRFRVDNRAHLAPWEPLREDSYYTLEHCAQAIADGQEAARLDRGYPFVVFSLGSEDVLASFTLSNVVRGPFQACLLGYGVSAGQQGRGLMHEALEAGLAWTFGELGLHRVMANYLPRNERSARLLERLGFEREGYAREYLRIAGQWEDHVLTAKIHRAD from the coding sequence GTGCTGCAAACCGCGCGTACCCGCATCCGTTTGCCTGAACTTTCCGACGCGGCGAAATTGCTGCGCTTTCGCGTGGACAATCGTGCCCATCTGGCGCCGTGGGAGCCCTTGCGCGAGGACAGTTACTACACGCTGGAACACTGCGCGCAAGCGATCGCGGACGGGCAGGAGGCTGCGCGTCTCGATCGTGGCTATCCGTTCGTGGTGTTCAGCCTGGGCAGTGAGGATGTCCTCGCCAGCTTCACCCTGTCCAACGTGGTACGCGGACCGTTCCAGGCATGCCTGCTCGGCTATGGCGTCAGCGCCGGTCAGCAGGGGCGGGGACTGATGCACGAGGCACTGGAAGCCGGGTTGGCATGGACGTTCGGTGAGCTGGGCCTGCATCGCGTGATGGCGAATTACCTGCCGCGCAACGAGCGCAGCGCGCGGTTGCTGGAGCGGCTTGGCTTCGAGCGTGAAGGCTACGCGCGGGAGTATTTGCGGATTGCCGGGCAGTGGGAAGACCATGTGCTCACGGCGAAAATCCACCGCGCCGACTGA
- the fghA gene encoding S-formylglutathione hydrolase: MGMLETISEQRLHGGVQGVYRHHSEACACPMRFAVYQPPQATRQLCPVLYFLAGLTCTEETATIKAGAQRLAAELGLVLVMPDTSPRGTGIDGATGDWEFGEGAGFYVDATEAPWSTRFRMHSYVADELPALIAAQFPVDTALSGICGHSMGGHGALTLALKYPQRYRSVSAFAPIVAPSQVPWGRKALPRYLGDDPAAWADNDACELVRRQTFGGTILIDQGEADPFLEAQLKPELFDQACAEAGQGLLLRRHPGYDHSYWFITSFIDDHLRHHAGAFGLI, translated from the coding sequence ATGGGTATGCTCGAAACGATCTCAGAACAACGCCTGCACGGCGGCGTCCAGGGCGTTTACCGCCACCACTCGGAAGCCTGCGCTTGCCCCATGCGCTTTGCCGTCTACCAGCCGCCGCAGGCCACCCGGCAGCTGTGCCCGGTGCTGTATTTCCTGGCGGGGCTGACCTGCACCGAGGAAACCGCCACGATCAAGGCCGGCGCGCAGCGGCTGGCGGCTGAGCTGGGCCTGGTGCTGGTGATGCCCGACACCAGCCCGCGCGGCACCGGCATCGACGGCGCCACCGGCGACTGGGAGTTCGGCGAAGGCGCGGGTTTCTACGTCGATGCCACCGAAGCGCCGTGGTCGACGCGCTTTCGGATGCATAGCTATGTGGCGGACGAATTGCCCGCGCTGATCGCCGCGCAGTTTCCGGTGGACACGGCACTCAGCGGCATCTGCGGTCATTCGATGGGCGGCCATGGCGCGTTGACCCTCGCCCTGAAATACCCGCAGCGCTACCGTTCGGTGTCAGCGTTCGCGCCGATCGTGGCGCCCAGTCAGGTGCCGTGGGGCAGGAAGGCGCTGCCGCGCTATCTCGGCGATGACCCGGCGGCCTGGGCCGACAACGACGCCTGCGAATTGGTACGGCGGCAGACCTTCGGCGGCACGATCCTGATCGACCAAGGCGAGGCCGACCCGTTCCTCGAAGCCCAATTGAAGCCGGAGCTGTTCGACCAGGCCTGCGCGGAAGCGGGGCAGGGCTTGTTGCTGCGCCGGCACCCCGGTTATGACCACAGCTACTGGTTCATCACCAGCTTCATCGACGATCACCTGCGGCATCACGCGGGGGCATTTGGGCTGATATGA
- a CDS encoding sulfotransferase — protein sequence MHNPTAEHGPPNGAEPRLDGLAPAAMQQMQAAAHAIREGAAAAATQALDSILAMTPGHPEALRLYAILHARAHRHAEAKSVLQQAIAQWPDYVLAYSDLGNVQQAAGELDAAFASWRQACALAPQAPMPWFNLGRNLQLHGDTAAAIEALQQAHALAPDFLPALVLLGDALVHAGRFDEADARYRAALALHPACGDAWRGLANMKTRPLSDADREQLAVAVLQDGTDLSDRIAMGFALGKVCEDQGRYGQAFAALSQANAELRQLRPWNAGAFHAHADALFAASARLPAPADPALGQEVIFIVGLPRSGSTLFEQILAAHPEVEGASELPDLEQVLGEESTRRRQPLLQWIGSAGADDWQRLGRRYLELTARWRRHKPRHSDKLPSNWLLGGVLGAMLPGARIVDARRDALEAGWSCYKQQFYRLPHFACTLTDIAAYIRDYERIMDAWRAAAPQRIRTQRYEALLAKPEDEIRALLAFCGLPFDPACLDYHHAKRSVRTASAAQVRQPLQHYTARAGHYGALLDPLRLGLGLGLPMLGR from the coding sequence ATGCACAACCCCACCGCCGAACACGGCCCGCCCAACGGCGCCGAGCCGCGACTCGACGGGCTGGCGCCGGCGGCCATGCAGCAAATGCAGGCGGCGGCGCATGCGATCCGCGAAGGTGCCGCGGCGGCGGCCACGCAGGCGCTGGATAGCATCCTTGCGATGACGCCGGGGCACCCAGAGGCGCTGCGTCTCTACGCCATCCTGCACGCCCGCGCGCACCGCCATGCCGAGGCGAAGTCAGTGCTGCAACAGGCCATCGCGCAATGGCCCGACTACGTACTGGCCTATTCCGACCTGGGCAATGTGCAGCAGGCCGCAGGCGAACTGGACGCAGCCTTCGCCAGCTGGCGGCAGGCCTGCGCACTGGCACCGCAGGCGCCGATGCCGTGGTTCAACCTCGGCCGCAACCTGCAGCTGCATGGCGATACCGCAGCCGCGATCGAGGCACTGCAGCAGGCACACGCACTGGCGCCGGACTTCCTGCCCGCCCTGGTCCTGCTTGGCGATGCGCTGGTGCATGCCGGCCGCTTCGACGAAGCGGATGCGCGCTACCGCGCCGCGCTGGCGCTGCATCCGGCCTGCGGCGATGCCTGGCGCGGGCTGGCGAACATGAAGACGCGGCCGCTGTCGGACGCCGACCGCGAGCAACTGGCAGTGGCTGTGCTCCAGGACGGAACGGATCTGAGCGACCGCATCGCGATGGGCTTCGCGCTGGGCAAGGTGTGCGAGGACCAGGGCCGTTACGGGCAGGCCTTCGCCGCACTGAGCCAGGCCAACGCCGAGCTGCGCCAACTCCGTCCGTGGAACGCCGGCGCATTCCATGCGCACGCCGATGCCCTGTTCGCCGCTTCGGCCCGGCTGCCGGCGCCGGCGGATCCGGCACTGGGCCAGGAAGTGATCTTCATCGTCGGCCTGCCACGCTCCGGCTCCACCCTGTTCGAACAGATCCTCGCCGCCCATCCCGAAGTCGAAGGCGCCAGCGAACTGCCGGACCTGGAACAGGTGCTCGGCGAAGAATCCACCCGCCGTCGCCAGCCGCTGCTGCAGTGGATCGGCAGCGCAGGTGCCGACGACTGGCAACGGCTGGGTCGGCGTTACCTGGAACTCACCGCGCGCTGGCGCCGGCACAAGCCGCGGCACAGCGACAAGCTGCCGTCGAACTGGCTGCTCGGCGGCGTGCTCGGCGCGATGCTGCCCGGCGCGCGCATCGTCGACGCGCGACGCGACGCGCTGGAAGCGGGCTGGTCCTGCTACAAGCAGCAGTTCTACCGGCTGCCGCATTTCGCCTGCACGCTGACCGACATCGCCGCCTACATCCGCGACTACGAGCGGATCATGGACGCGTGGCGGGCGGCCGCCCCGCAGCGCATACGCACCCAGCGCTACGAAGCGCTGCTGGCCAAACCGGAGGATGAAATCCGCGCGCTGCTGGCGTTCTGCGGCCTGCCGTTCGACCCGGCCTGCCTCGACTACCACCACGCGAAGCGCAGCGTGCGCACCGCCAGCGCGGCGCAGGTGCGCCAGCCGCTGCAGCACTACACCGCGCGTGCCGGCCACTATGGCGCCCTGCTCGATCCGCTGCGCCTGGGCCTCGGCCTCGGCCTGCCGATGCTCGGCCGGTAG
- a CDS encoding DEAD/DEAH box helicase: MSFDSLGLAPALLRALADYGYTQPTPIQSAAIPPALEGHDLLAAAQTGTGKTAAFALPLLQKLSTSGQTMTRRPRALVLTPTRELAAQVHENLRDYGKHVHVSATTIFGGVSMGPQINALRRGVDVVIATPGRLMDHMQQRTLDLSAVETLVLDEADRMLDMGFLPALKRILQALPKKRQTLLFSATFAPAIKALAMDFMHHPREISVSAPNTVTTLVSHQVHPVDASRKRDLLLHLLSADSRRQSLVFSRTKHGADKLVTYLNASGLRSAAIHGNKSQNARTRALSDFKSGRVTVLVATDIAARGIDIEQLPIVINFDLPSVAEDYVHRIGRTGRAGMEGLAVSLVSHDESGLLFDIRKLLKQDIAITPVSGYEPSAPLRVDAGAPRPKQGGGGQRQPRAPRQGKTAGAARPNGYAPQGRGEHAAGNQRRRSSHRPAAKA; encoded by the coding sequence ATGTCTTTTGATTCGCTGGGCCTTGCGCCCGCGTTGCTGCGCGCGCTTGCCGATTACGGCTACACGCAGCCCACCCCGATCCAGTCCGCCGCCATTCCGCCCGCACTGGAAGGTCACGACCTGCTCGCCGCCGCCCAGACCGGCACCGGCAAGACCGCCGCGTTCGCGCTGCCGTTGCTGCAGAAGCTGTCGACCAGCGGCCAGACCATGACCCGCCGCCCGCGCGCACTGGTGCTGACCCCGACCCGCGAACTGGCCGCCCAGGTACACGAGAACCTGCGCGACTACGGCAAGCACGTCCATGTCAGCGCCACCACCATCTTCGGCGGCGTCAGCATGGGCCCGCAGATCAACGCACTGCGCCGCGGCGTGGACGTCGTCATCGCCACCCCCGGCCGGCTGATGGACCACATGCAGCAGCGCACGCTGGACCTGTCCGCGGTGGAAACGCTGGTGCTGGACGAAGCCGACCGCATGCTCGACATGGGCTTCCTGCCCGCGTTGAAGCGCATCCTGCAGGCCCTGCCGAAGAAGCGCCAGACCCTGCTGTTCTCGGCCACCTTCGCGCCGGCGATCAAGGCGCTGGCGATGGACTTCATGCACCACCCGCGCGAGATTTCGGTCTCCGCGCCGAACACCGTGACCACCCTGGTCAGCCACCAGGTGCATCCGGTCGACGCCTCGCGCAAGCGCGACCTGCTGCTGCACCTGCTGTCGGCCGACAGCCGCCGGCAGTCGCTGGTATTCAGCCGCACCAAGCACGGCGCCGACAAGCTGGTTACCTACCTCAACGCGTCGGGCCTGCGCAGCGCCGCGATCCACGGCAACAAGAGCCAGAACGCGCGCACCCGCGCCTTGAGCGATTTCAAGAGCGGCCGCGTCACCGTGCTGGTGGCCACCGACATCGCCGCCCGCGGCATCGACATCGAACAGCTGCCGATCGTGATCAACTTCGACCTGCCGTCGGTAGCCGAAGACTACGTGCACCGCATCGGCCGCACCGGCCGTGCCGGCATGGAAGGTCTCGCGGTATCCCTGGTCAGCCATGACGAAAGCGGCCTGCTGTTCGACATCCGCAAGCTGCTGAAGCAGGACATCGCGATCACGCCGGTGAGCGGCTACGAGCCGTCCGCCCCGCTGCGCGTGGATGCCGGTGCGCCGCGTCCGAAGCAAGGCGGCGGCGGTCAGCGTCAACCGCGTGCGCCGCGACAGGGCAAGACTGCCGGCGCGGCACGGCCGAACGGCTATGCGCCGCAGGGCCGCGGCGAGCATGCCGCCGGCAACCAGCGCCGCCGTTCGAGCCATCGTCCGGCCGCCAAGGCCTGA
- a CDS encoding class I SAM-dependent methyltransferase codes for MDRRSRQRIAHLYDNHLQRGYVRGKLAGDPVYAATATLVAGTTLPLLDIGCGIGLLGLYLHALGHAQPYLGVDHDARKIAAGQQAVQHAGLDALMSLRHADAAELPPMHGHVALLDVLHYLPAARQPPLLQEAARHLAPDGCLIIRNVLREPNWRFHATRVEEFFLRTSGWIPGGAQHYPSADELRAPLQDAGLHVHVEPLRGRTPFNSYLIVARPHR; via the coding sequence ATGGACCGCCGCAGCCGCCAGCGCATCGCCCACCTGTACGACAACCACCTGCAACGCGGCTACGTCCGGGGCAAGTTGGCCGGCGACCCGGTCTATGCGGCCACGGCCACGCTGGTCGCCGGCACCACGCTGCCCCTGCTCGACATCGGCTGCGGCATCGGCCTGCTCGGGCTGTACCTGCACGCGCTGGGCCATGCCCAGCCCTACCTCGGCGTGGATCACGATGCGCGCAAGATCGCCGCCGGGCAGCAGGCCGTGCAGCACGCCGGACTCGATGCGCTGATGAGCCTGCGTCATGCCGATGCGGCCGAGCTGCCACCGATGCATGGCCATGTCGCGCTGCTCGACGTACTGCACTACCTGCCCGCCGCACGCCAGCCCCCCCTGCTGCAGGAGGCCGCCCGGCACTTGGCGCCCGATGGCTGCCTGATCATCCGCAACGTGCTGCGCGAGCCGAACTGGCGCTTCCACGCCACGCGCGTCGAGGAGTTTTTCCTGCGTACCTCCGGCTGGATTCCCGGCGGCGCGCAACACTATCCGAGCGCCGACGAACTGCGCGCGCCGCTGCAGGATGCCGGGCTGCACGTGCACGTCGAACCGCTGCGCGGGCGCACGCCGTTCAACAGTTACCTGATCGTGGCGCGGCCGCATCGTTGA
- a CDS encoding class III extradiol ring-cleavage dioxygenase — protein MTTLPSLYISHGSPMTALQPGLTGQRLAELAAVLPRPQAIVMASAHWLSRRPQVGAAAMPETIHDFGGFPAPLYQMRYPAPGAPELAGRVAGLLEQAGLAPTIHPERGLDHGAWVPLHLLYPAADIPVVPVSIQPELGPAHQYALGQALAPLREEGVLVIGSGSITHNLHDFAAGYSDQRQAPYVKPFIEWIERKLAAGDIDALFDYRRQAPFAERAHPTDEHLLPLFVALGAAGANAHAQRIDAGIDMGFLAMDIYRFAG, from the coding sequence GTGACCACCCTGCCCAGCCTGTACATCTCGCACGGTTCGCCAATGACCGCACTGCAGCCCGGCCTCACCGGCCAGCGGCTGGCCGAGCTGGCCGCCGTGCTGCCGCGCCCGCAGGCGATCGTGATGGCCAGCGCGCACTGGCTGTCGCGCCGGCCGCAGGTCGGCGCCGCGGCGATGCCGGAAACCATCCACGACTTCGGCGGCTTTCCTGCGCCGCTGTACCAGATGCGCTACCCCGCACCCGGTGCGCCGGAACTGGCCGGGCGCGTCGCCGGGTTGCTGGAACAGGCCGGCCTGGCACCGACCATCCATCCCGAACGCGGGCTCGACCACGGCGCATGGGTGCCGCTGCATCTGCTGTATCCGGCGGCCGACATCCCGGTGGTGCCGGTCTCGATCCAGCCTGAACTCGGCCCCGCGCACCAGTACGCACTGGGCCAGGCGCTGGCGCCGTTGCGCGAGGAAGGCGTGCTGGTGATCGGTTCGGGCAGCATCACCCACAACCTGCACGATTTCGCTGCCGGCTACAGCGACCAGCGGCAGGCGCCGTACGTGAAGCCGTTCATCGAGTGGATCGAGCGCAAGCTCGCCGCCGGCGATATCGACGCCCTGTTCGACTATCGCCGCCAGGCACCGTTTGCCGAACGTGCCCATCCCACCGACGAACACCTGCTGCCCCTGTTCGTGGCGCTCGGCGCGGCAGGCGCGAACGCCCATGCGCAACGGATCGACGCCGGCATCGACATGGGCTTCCTGGCCATGGACATCTACCGCTTCGCGGGATAA